The following proteins are encoded in a genomic region of Gossypium hirsutum isolate 1008001.06 chromosome D05, Gossypium_hirsutum_v2.1, whole genome shotgun sequence:
- the LOC121216750 gene encoding isochorismate synthase 2, chloroplastic isoform X1, protein MGLAGEIFIEQVEEKKNLETNNASVFILFPSHSFHLFPPSVSQRNSILSVFFLIYGKGMFGNEARRVVAWMNGCEGDPKLPIGSIETRTLTVVPSPSKAMERLSVAIRELKCSPPPLTSGILRLQVPIEEQIEAIEWLHAQHDNLPRCFFSGRRSRANGNGSNLLMDIGNENGDTSFTNNLVGVAGVGSAVFFQQLRPFSYHDWRSIKRFLSSECPLIRAYGAIRFDATANISPEWKAFASFYFMVPQVEFDELEGSSMLAITIAWDNALSWTWDEAIHSLETTMQQIASVVVKLKKEASGESILSKTHVPNKTHWDLAVKKALQEINTSSSELVKVVLARSSRILTATNIDPIAWLASLQVEGEDAYQFCLQPPNGPAFVGNTPERLFHRKWLSISSEALAATRARGESRALDLQIKHDLLSSPKDHLEFTVVRENIQNKLESVCDRVVVEPKKTVRKLPRIQHLYAQLTGNLRREDDEFEILSSLHPTPAVCGLPKEAARLFISETEMFDRGMYAGPVGWFGGGESEFAVGIRSALVEMDSGALIYAGAGIVEGSNPSSEWDELELKTSQPCSLDLRASIQYDVCLLSDCGSAFDSACSAPSCFNRRFLGNQKLRIWKSFINRVSDLGKKYMIQYVWRFGFFLFIN, encoded by the exons ATGGGATTGGCTGGTGAGATTTTCATTGAACaggtggaagaaaagaaaaatttggaAACGAATAATGCATCAGTATTTATTTTATTCCCTTCACACTCATTCCATCTATTTCCTCCCAGTGTTTCACAACGTAATTCTATACTTTCTGTCTTCTTTCTAATTTACGGAAAAGGAATGTTTGGAAATGAGGCTAGGAGAGTAGTAGCATGGATGAATGGGTGCGAAGGAGACCCCAAACTCCCTATAGGCAGCATAGAGACGCGCACATTAACTGTCGTTCCATCTCCATCAAAGGCGATGGAGAGGTTGAGTGTAGCCATTAGAGAGTTGAAATGCAGCCCTCCTCCTCTTACCTCTGGCATTCTTCGACTTCAG GTACCGATCGAGGAGCAAATCGAAGCAATCGAGTGGCTCCATGCTCAACATGATAATCTTCCACGTTGTTTCTTCTCTGGTAGAAGAAGCAGAGCCAATGGAAATGGTTCCAATCTCTTGATGGACATAGGTAATGAAAATGGCGACACCTCTTTTACCAATAATCTTGTTGGTGTCGCCGGTGTCGGCTCAGCGGTCTTCTTTCAACAACTTCGTCCTTTCTCATATCACGATTGGAGGTCGATTAAGAG GTTTCTGTCTTCAGAGTGCCCTTTGATTCGTGCATATGGAGCAATTCGTTTTGATGCGACGGCTAATATATCACCTGAATGGAAGGCGTTTGCTTCATTTTACTTTATGGTCCCTCAG GTTGAGTTTGATGAGCTTGAAGGAAGTTCAATGCTTGCCATAACGATTGCATGGGACAATGCCCTTTCATGGACTTGGGATGAAGCCATTCATTCACTTGAAACCACAATGCAACAG ATTGCTTCAGTTGTtgtaaagttgaagaaagaagctTCAGGAGAATCCATCCTCAGTAAAACTCATGTTCCCAATAAGACACATTGGGATCTTGCTGTAAAGAAAGCTTTGCAGGAAATAAACACAAGCAGCTCAGAGCTCGTTAAG GTTGTGCTTGCCCGTAGCAGCAGGATTTTAACTGCTACAAATATCGATCCTATAGCTTGGTTGGCTTCTCTGCAg GTTGAAGGAGAAGATGCATATCAGTTTTGTCTTCAGCCACCTAATGGACCAGCATTTGTGGGAAATACA CCAGAGCGACTATTTCACAGAAAATGGCTAAGCATTAGTAGTGAGGCACTGGCTGCAACCCGCGCTAGAGGTGAATCCAGAGCGCTTGATCTTCAAATAAAGCATGATCTACTTTCCAG TCCCAAGGACCACCTGGAATTTACTGTAGTACGAGAAAACATACAAAACAAATTAGAG TCTGTATGTGATAGAGTTGTTGTTGAGCCAAAGAAAACGGTACGAAAACTTCCAAGAATTCAACATTTATATGCCCAGTTGACTGGTAACCTGAGAAGGGAAGATGATGag TTTGAAATCTTGTCTTCTCTCCACCCAACTCCAGCAGTTTGTGGACTTCCAAAAGAAGCTGCACGCCTCTTCATTTCAGAAACTG AAATGTTTGACCGAGGGATGTATGCTGGACCAGTTGGTTGGTTTGGAGGAGGAGAAAGTGAGTTTGCAGTTGGTATAAGGTCAGCATTAGTGGAAATG GATTCCGGAGCATTGATATACGCCGGAGCTGGGATAGTAGAAGGCAGCAATCCCTCGTCAGAATGGGATGAACTAGAACTCAAGACATCTCAG CCGTGTTCTTTGGACTTGAGAGCGAGCATTCAATATGA TGTATGCCTTCTAAGTGATTGTGGGAGTGCTTTTGATTCTGCATGCAGTGCACCAAGTTGCTTCAACCGGAGGTTCCTCGGCAATCAAAAGTTGAGAATTTGGAAATCATTTATTAACAGGGTTAGTGATTTAGGGAAGAAATATATGATTCAGTACGTCTGGAGATTTGGTTTCTTTTTGTTTATCAATTaa
- the LOC121216750 gene encoding isochorismate synthase 2, chloroplastic isoform X2, whose product MGLAGEIFIEQVEEKKNLETNNASVFILFPSHSFHLFPPSVSQRNSILSVFFLIYGKGMFGNEARRVVAWMNGCEGDPKLPIGSIETRTLTVVPSPSKAMERLSVAIRELKCSPPPLTSGILRLQVPIEEQIEAIEWLHAQHDNLPRCFFSGRRSRANGNGSNLLMDIGNENGDTSFTNNLVGVAGVGSAVFFQQLRPFSYHDWRSIKRFLSSECPLIRAYGAIRFDATANISPEWKAFASFYFMVPQVEFDELEGSSMLAITIAWDNALSWTWDEAIHSLETTMQQIASVVVKLKKEASGESILSKTHVPNKTHWDLAVKKALQEINTSSSELVKVVLARSSRILTATNIDPIAWLASLQVEGEDAYQFCLQPPNGPAFVGNTPERLFHRKWLSISSEALAATRARGESRALDLQIKHDLLSSPKDHLEFTVVRENIQNKLESVCDRVVVEPKKTVRKLPRIQHLYAQLTGNLRREDDEFEILSSLHPTPAVCGLPKEAARLFISETEMFDRGMYAGPVGWFGGGESEFAVGIRSALVEMDSGALIYAGAGIVEGSNPSSEWDELELKTSQCTKLLQPEVPRQSKVENLEIIY is encoded by the exons ATGGGATTGGCTGGTGAGATTTTCATTGAACaggtggaagaaaagaaaaatttggaAACGAATAATGCATCAGTATTTATTTTATTCCCTTCACACTCATTCCATCTATTTCCTCCCAGTGTTTCACAACGTAATTCTATACTTTCTGTCTTCTTTCTAATTTACGGAAAAGGAATGTTTGGAAATGAGGCTAGGAGAGTAGTAGCATGGATGAATGGGTGCGAAGGAGACCCCAAACTCCCTATAGGCAGCATAGAGACGCGCACATTAACTGTCGTTCCATCTCCATCAAAGGCGATGGAGAGGTTGAGTGTAGCCATTAGAGAGTTGAAATGCAGCCCTCCTCCTCTTACCTCTGGCATTCTTCGACTTCAG GTACCGATCGAGGAGCAAATCGAAGCAATCGAGTGGCTCCATGCTCAACATGATAATCTTCCACGTTGTTTCTTCTCTGGTAGAAGAAGCAGAGCCAATGGAAATGGTTCCAATCTCTTGATGGACATAGGTAATGAAAATGGCGACACCTCTTTTACCAATAATCTTGTTGGTGTCGCCGGTGTCGGCTCAGCGGTCTTCTTTCAACAACTTCGTCCTTTCTCATATCACGATTGGAGGTCGATTAAGAG GTTTCTGTCTTCAGAGTGCCCTTTGATTCGTGCATATGGAGCAATTCGTTTTGATGCGACGGCTAATATATCACCTGAATGGAAGGCGTTTGCTTCATTTTACTTTATGGTCCCTCAG GTTGAGTTTGATGAGCTTGAAGGAAGTTCAATGCTTGCCATAACGATTGCATGGGACAATGCCCTTTCATGGACTTGGGATGAAGCCATTCATTCACTTGAAACCACAATGCAACAG ATTGCTTCAGTTGTtgtaaagttgaagaaagaagctTCAGGAGAATCCATCCTCAGTAAAACTCATGTTCCCAATAAGACACATTGGGATCTTGCTGTAAAGAAAGCTTTGCAGGAAATAAACACAAGCAGCTCAGAGCTCGTTAAG GTTGTGCTTGCCCGTAGCAGCAGGATTTTAACTGCTACAAATATCGATCCTATAGCTTGGTTGGCTTCTCTGCAg GTTGAAGGAGAAGATGCATATCAGTTTTGTCTTCAGCCACCTAATGGACCAGCATTTGTGGGAAATACA CCAGAGCGACTATTTCACAGAAAATGGCTAAGCATTAGTAGTGAGGCACTGGCTGCAACCCGCGCTAGAGGTGAATCCAGAGCGCTTGATCTTCAAATAAAGCATGATCTACTTTCCAG TCCCAAGGACCACCTGGAATTTACTGTAGTACGAGAAAACATACAAAACAAATTAGAG TCTGTATGTGATAGAGTTGTTGTTGAGCCAAAGAAAACGGTACGAAAACTTCCAAGAATTCAACATTTATATGCCCAGTTGACTGGTAACCTGAGAAGGGAAGATGATGag TTTGAAATCTTGTCTTCTCTCCACCCAACTCCAGCAGTTTGTGGACTTCCAAAAGAAGCTGCACGCCTCTTCATTTCAGAAACTG AAATGTTTGACCGAGGGATGTATGCTGGACCAGTTGGTTGGTTTGGAGGAGGAGAAAGTGAGTTTGCAGTTGGTATAAGGTCAGCATTAGTGGAAATG GATTCCGGAGCATTGATATACGCCGGAGCTGGGATAGTAGAAGGCAGCAATCCCTCGTCAGAATGGGATGAACTAGAACTCAAGACATCTCAG TGCACCAAGTTGCTTCAACCGGAGGTTCCTCGGCAATCAAAAGTTGAGAATTTGGAAATCATTTATTAA
- the LOC121216750 gene encoding isochorismate synthase 2, chloroplastic isoform X3: MGLAGEIFIEQVEEKKNLETNNASVFILFPSHSFHLFPPSVSQRNSILSVFFLIYGKGMFGNEARRVVAWMNGCEGDPKLPIGSIETRTLTVVPSPSKAMERLSVAIRELKCSPPPLTSGILRLQVPIEEQIEAIEWLHAQHDNLPRCFFSGRRSRANGNGSNLLMDIGNENGDTSFTNNLVGVAGVGSAVFFQQLRPFSYHDWRSIKRFLSSECPLIRAYGAIRFDATANISPEWKAFASFYFMVPQVEFDELEGSSMLAITIAWDNALSWTWDEAIHSLETTMQQIASVVVKLKKEASGESILSKTHVPNKTHWDLAVKKALQEINTSSSELVKVVLARSSRILTATNIDPIAWLASLQVEGEDAYQFCLQPPNGPAFVGNTPERLFHRKWLSISSEALAATRARGESRALDLQIKHDLLSSPKDHLEFTVVRENIQNKLESVCDRVVVEPKKTVRKLPRIQHLYAQLTGNLRREDDEFEILSSLHPTPAVCGLPKEAARLFISETEMFDRGMYAGPVGWFGGGESEFAVGIRSALVEMDSGALIYAGAGIVEGSNPSSEWDELELKTSQCMPSK, from the exons ATGGGATTGGCTGGTGAGATTTTCATTGAACaggtggaagaaaagaaaaatttggaAACGAATAATGCATCAGTATTTATTTTATTCCCTTCACACTCATTCCATCTATTTCCTCCCAGTGTTTCACAACGTAATTCTATACTTTCTGTCTTCTTTCTAATTTACGGAAAAGGAATGTTTGGAAATGAGGCTAGGAGAGTAGTAGCATGGATGAATGGGTGCGAAGGAGACCCCAAACTCCCTATAGGCAGCATAGAGACGCGCACATTAACTGTCGTTCCATCTCCATCAAAGGCGATGGAGAGGTTGAGTGTAGCCATTAGAGAGTTGAAATGCAGCCCTCCTCCTCTTACCTCTGGCATTCTTCGACTTCAG GTACCGATCGAGGAGCAAATCGAAGCAATCGAGTGGCTCCATGCTCAACATGATAATCTTCCACGTTGTTTCTTCTCTGGTAGAAGAAGCAGAGCCAATGGAAATGGTTCCAATCTCTTGATGGACATAGGTAATGAAAATGGCGACACCTCTTTTACCAATAATCTTGTTGGTGTCGCCGGTGTCGGCTCAGCGGTCTTCTTTCAACAACTTCGTCCTTTCTCATATCACGATTGGAGGTCGATTAAGAG GTTTCTGTCTTCAGAGTGCCCTTTGATTCGTGCATATGGAGCAATTCGTTTTGATGCGACGGCTAATATATCACCTGAATGGAAGGCGTTTGCTTCATTTTACTTTATGGTCCCTCAG GTTGAGTTTGATGAGCTTGAAGGAAGTTCAATGCTTGCCATAACGATTGCATGGGACAATGCCCTTTCATGGACTTGGGATGAAGCCATTCATTCACTTGAAACCACAATGCAACAG ATTGCTTCAGTTGTtgtaaagttgaagaaagaagctTCAGGAGAATCCATCCTCAGTAAAACTCATGTTCCCAATAAGACACATTGGGATCTTGCTGTAAAGAAAGCTTTGCAGGAAATAAACACAAGCAGCTCAGAGCTCGTTAAG GTTGTGCTTGCCCGTAGCAGCAGGATTTTAACTGCTACAAATATCGATCCTATAGCTTGGTTGGCTTCTCTGCAg GTTGAAGGAGAAGATGCATATCAGTTTTGTCTTCAGCCACCTAATGGACCAGCATTTGTGGGAAATACA CCAGAGCGACTATTTCACAGAAAATGGCTAAGCATTAGTAGTGAGGCACTGGCTGCAACCCGCGCTAGAGGTGAATCCAGAGCGCTTGATCTTCAAATAAAGCATGATCTACTTTCCAG TCCCAAGGACCACCTGGAATTTACTGTAGTACGAGAAAACATACAAAACAAATTAGAG TCTGTATGTGATAGAGTTGTTGTTGAGCCAAAGAAAACGGTACGAAAACTTCCAAGAATTCAACATTTATATGCCCAGTTGACTGGTAACCTGAGAAGGGAAGATGATGag TTTGAAATCTTGTCTTCTCTCCACCCAACTCCAGCAGTTTGTGGACTTCCAAAAGAAGCTGCACGCCTCTTCATTTCAGAAACTG AAATGTTTGACCGAGGGATGTATGCTGGACCAGTTGGTTGGTTTGGAGGAGGAGAAAGTGAGTTTGCAGTTGGTATAAGGTCAGCATTAGTGGAAATG GATTCCGGAGCATTGATATACGCCGGAGCTGGGATAGTAGAAGGCAGCAATCCCTCGTCAGAATGGGATGAACTAGAACTCAAGACATCTCAG TGTATGCCTTCTAAGTGA